In the genome of Dioscorea cayenensis subsp. rotundata cultivar TDr96_F1 chromosome 1, TDr96_F1_v2_PseudoChromosome.rev07_lg8_w22 25.fasta, whole genome shotgun sequence, one region contains:
- the LOC120265010 gene encoding transcription factor SRM1-like, with the protein MVTENQNTSSQWTWEQNKAFEKALVSFINDKNWEKLAAEIPGKTIEDVRCHLNLLFKDIESIESGLVPFPNYISSPSSSSSSSSSSSDGANTLKPKRERRKGKLWSRQEHMLFLYGLHAYGKGDWRSISRNCVVTRTPTQVASHAQKYFTRQNSVKKDRRRSSIHDITHVDGGDMLAYQGTISSQTTTTDVPFAFVASSSPHFSLL; encoded by the exons ATGGTAACAGAGAATCAGAACACAAGTTCCCAATGGACTTGGGAACAAAACAAAGCATTTGAGAAAGCCTTAGTTTCTTTCATAAATGATAAGAACTGGGAAAAGCTTGCTGCTGAGATTCCTGGGAAAACCATTGAAGATGTTCGTTGCCACttgaatttattattcaaaGACATTGAAAGTATTGAATCTGGACTTGTTCCCTTCCCTAATTAcatctcttctccttcttcctcttcttcttcctcttcctcttcaagTGATGGAGCAAATACATTGAAACcgaaaagagaaagaaggaaaGGAAAGCTATGGAGCAGGCAGGAACATAT GTTATTTCTTTACGGATTGCATGCATATGGAAAAGGTGATTGGCGTAGCATTTCAAGAAACTGTGTGGTAACAAGAACACCAACACAAGTAGCAAGCCATGCACAAAAGTATTTTACTAGACAAAACTCAGTGAAGAAGGACCGAAGACGATCGAGTATTCATGATATCACACACGTGGACGGTGGAGATATGTTGGCTTATCAAGGAACAATCTCAagccaaacaacaacaacagatgTGCCTTTTGCTTTTGTTGCATCAAGTAGTCCACATTTTAGCTTATTGTAG